In one window of Aquamicrobium sp. DNA:
- a CDS encoding flagellar motor switch protein FliG: MGPEGKLTKAQKAAAILVAMGKPSAGRLLGFFKHEELKALIEAARKLRTIPQSELENIVAEFEDEFTEGAGLLDSGDQMDTILNESLSPEEISVLMGWSKPSLMSDEAPPIWPELTELEPARLGALLRDEHPQTIAMIFSNLESQPAANALLTFDKPLRNEVLKRMLSMTTVQPAAKQLVENQLRKRLAADANGKDVSASQTRVANLLNELDKDVLDELVSDLETSGAEGIDQVKARLFSFDDIVLLDQKSRVTLFDGLSTELVTLALRGAEADLAEAVLSAIGARSRRMIESELTIPADSATPAEIAKARKRIAATAIGLAATGALELPAMQDAA; encoded by the coding sequence ATGGGTCCGGAAGGCAAGCTCACCAAGGCGCAGAAGGCGGCCGCCATTCTGGTTGCCATGGGCAAGCCTTCGGCCGGACGCCTTCTGGGCTTCTTCAAGCATGAGGAGCTGAAGGCGCTGATCGAGGCCGCGCGCAAGCTGCGGACCATTCCCCAGAGCGAGCTGGAGAACATCGTCGCCGAGTTCGAGGACGAGTTCACCGAAGGCGCGGGCCTGCTCGATTCCGGCGACCAGATGGACACGATCCTCAACGAGTCGCTGTCGCCCGAGGAAATCAGCGTCCTGATGGGCTGGAGCAAGCCGTCGCTGATGAGCGACGAGGCGCCGCCGATCTGGCCGGAGCTGACCGAGCTGGAGCCGGCGCGGCTCGGCGCGCTGTTGCGCGACGAGCATCCGCAGACCATCGCGATGATCTTCTCCAACCTCGAATCCCAGCCGGCGGCCAACGCGCTGCTCACCTTCGACAAGCCGCTGCGCAACGAGGTCCTGAAGCGGATGCTGTCGATGACGACGGTGCAGCCGGCGGCCAAGCAGCTGGTCGAGAACCAGCTGCGCAAGCGCCTCGCCGCCGACGCCAACGGCAAGGACGTCTCCGCCAGCCAGACGCGGGTGGCGAACCTCCTCAACGAGCTCGACAAGGACGTGCTGGACGAGCTGGTCTCCGACCTCGAAACCAGCGGGGCCGAGGGCATCGACCAGGTCAAGGCGCGGCTGTTCAGCTTCGACGACATCGTGCTTCTCGACCAGAAGTCGCGCGTCACGCTGTTCGACGGGCTGTCGACCGAGCTCGTCACGCTGGCGCTGCGCGGGGCCGAAGCCGACCTTGCCGAAGCCGTGCTTTCCGCCATCGGCGCGCGCTCGCGCCGCATGATCGAATCCGAGCTGACCATCCCGGCCGATTCGGCGACCCCGGCCGAGATCGCCAAGGCGCGCAAGCGCATCGCCGCGACGGCCATCGGGCTGGCCGCCACCGGCGCGCTCGAACTGCCTGCCATGCAGGACGCCGCCTGA
- the flhB gene encoding flagellar biosynthesis protein FlhB: MAEQSDKDSKTEEATEKKVRDSVEKGQVPFAKEVSVVGSFLAILVFLVFLAEPRAIELGGFLSMFIERPESWTLASEHDAVLLYRQVFLEIVKPLAGLMALLIGAGIAGSILQNMPRMVLDRVQPKLSRISLKQGWGRLFGQKGLAEFAKSLGKLVLAGVVLAFAMRGAQTELLAGMITQPEAFGAVIRDIAIEIVVAITAIMVVIAVADLLWSRFSWRQDLRMTKQEVKDEMKQAEGDPIMRSRLRSLQRDRARRRMMADVPKATLVIANPTHYAIALRYVREETAAPVVVAKGQDLVALKIREIAEANDIPVFEDVALARSMYSQVSVDSMIPPQFYQAVAELVRVLYTSKAGPAAGKVTS; this comes from the coding sequence ATGGCCGAGCAGTCGGACAAGGACAGCAAGACAGAGGAAGCCACCGAGAAGAAGGTCCGCGACTCTGTCGAGAAGGGGCAGGTCCCCTTCGCCAAGGAAGTCTCGGTCGTCGGCTCCTTCCTCGCGATCCTTGTGTTCCTCGTCTTCCTCGCCGAGCCGCGCGCCATCGAGCTGGGCGGGTTCCTGTCGATGTTCATCGAGCGGCCGGAAAGCTGGACGCTGGCCAGCGAGCACGACGCGGTGCTGCTCTACCGGCAGGTGTTCCTCGAGATCGTCAAGCCGCTCGCCGGGCTGATGGCGCTGCTGATCGGCGCCGGAATTGCCGGCTCGATCCTGCAGAACATGCCGCGCATGGTCCTCGACCGGGTGCAGCCCAAGCTGTCGCGCATCTCGCTCAAGCAGGGCTGGGGCCGGCTGTTCGGCCAGAAGGGGCTGGCCGAGTTCGCCAAGTCGCTGGGCAAGCTGGTCCTCGCCGGCGTGGTGCTGGCCTTCGCCATGCGCGGGGCGCAGACCGAGCTTCTCGCCGGGATGATCACCCAGCCCGAGGCGTTCGGCGCGGTGATCCGCGACATCGCCATCGAGATCGTCGTCGCCATCACCGCGATCATGGTCGTCATCGCGGTGGCGGACCTCTTGTGGTCGCGCTTCAGCTGGCGGCAGGACCTGCGCATGACCAAGCAGGAGGTCAAGGACGAGATGAAGCAGGCGGAGGGCGACCCGATCATGCGCTCGCGGCTGCGCTCGCTCCAGCGCGACCGCGCCCGCCGGCGCATGATGGCCGATGTGCCCAAGGCGACGCTGGTGATCGCCAACCCGACTCACTACGCCATTGCCCTGCGCTACGTGCGCGAGGAGACCGCCGCGCCAGTCGTCGTCGCCAAGGGGCAGGACCTCGTGGCGCTGAAGATCAGGGAGATCGCCGAGGCCAACGACATCCCCGTCTTCGAGGACGTGGCGCTCGCGCGCTCCATGTACAGTCAAGTTTCGGTGGATAGTATGATCCCACCTCAGTTCTACCAGGCCGTGGCGGAACTGGTTCGCGTACTCTATACGAGCAAGGCAGGGCCCGCTGCGGGCAAGGTGACATCATGA
- a CDS encoding LuxR C-terminal-related transcriptional regulator, with protein MMLRETQATTVAEAWHPAHETEIREPVASLPEAVLRCRALAAGIGAAGFSLLFTAAQGEARRLAPVFDSAFPGVSALSRALSSPSAERLARSAAASAAPLWWRAEGAPLVLDADALFWAREVESPLIETALADQPGILFPVAQENGRAGIVAFYGAALALDTGALCEAHAACFALFVEVARQRPLGNPPLPSMSKREIECLRLTAQGFTSEEIATELSLSVHTANQYLTSSAHKLNAVNRIHAVAKALRGGLID; from the coding sequence ATGATGCTGCGCGAGACACAAGCAACGACCGTCGCCGAGGCCTGGCACCCGGCGCACGAAACCGAAATCCGCGAGCCCGTCGCCTCGCTGCCCGAGGCGGTGCTGCGTTGCCGCGCGCTGGCCGCCGGCATCGGCGCCGCCGGCTTCAGCCTGCTGTTCACCGCCGCACAGGGCGAGGCGCGCCGCCTCGCGCCGGTCTTCGACAGCGCCTTTCCGGGCGTGTCGGCACTGTCGCGGGCGCTGTCGTCCCCCTCTGCGGAGCGCCTTGCGCGATCCGCGGCGGCGAGCGCTGCGCCCTTGTGGTGGCGGGCGGAAGGCGCGCCCCTCGTCCTCGACGCGGACGCGCTTTTCTGGGCGCGCGAGGTGGAAAGCCCGCTCATTGAGACCGCCCTTGCCGACCAGCCCGGCATCCTCTTTCCCGTCGCGCAGGAGAACGGCCGCGCCGGCATCGTCGCCTTCTACGGCGCGGCGCTCGCGCTCGACACCGGCGCGCTCTGCGAGGCACATGCGGCATGCTTCGCGCTGTTCGTCGAGGTGGCGCGCCAGCGCCCGCTCGGGAACCCGCCGCTGCCGTCGATGTCCAAGCGCGAGATCGAATGCCTGCGCCTGACCGCGCAGGGCTTCACCAGCGAGGAGATCGCCACCGAGCTCAGCCTCTCCGTCCACACCGCCAATCAGTACCTGACCAGCTCAGCTCACAAGCTGAACGCGGTCAACCGCATCCATGCGGTGGCGAAGGCGCTGCGCGGCGGCCTGATCGACTGA
- a CDS encoding LuxR C-terminal-related transcriptional regulator, which produces MHLAPTREGQDGAGRIHGRTDLSRLMKRVCAEIGARSYLLVEPAVERGPKGLRILASDWIYDALEELGGEGIFEIIESGYAAGLGETPRALPDPAPFLSPMQRLVLRDYGHAEMFARRLSVRGRTVFALFSAPRCGATDPAALARASMMCSYALDGYLSATAQEPALAGVLSERQRECLKWVSEGKTTEEIALILGVSSNTINSYVAHAIQKFGASNRAMAIATAIRSGVI; this is translated from the coding sequence ATGCATCTCGCGCCGACAAGAGAAGGGCAGGACGGAGCCGGGCGGATCCACGGCCGGACCGACCTTTCCCGCCTGATGAAGCGGGTCTGCGCCGAGATCGGCGCGCGGTCCTACCTGCTGGTCGAGCCCGCCGTCGAGCGCGGCCCCAAGGGCTTGCGCATCCTCGCCTCCGACTGGATCTACGACGCGCTCGAGGAACTGGGCGGCGAAGGCATCTTCGAGATCATCGAGAGCGGCTATGCCGCCGGCCTCGGCGAGACGCCGCGCGCCCTGCCCGATCCCGCCCCGTTCCTTTCCCCCATGCAGCGGCTCGTCCTTCGCGACTACGGCCATGCCGAGATGTTCGCCCGCCGGCTGAGCGTGCGCGGGCGCACCGTCTTCGCCCTGTTCAGCGCCCCTCGCTGCGGCGCGACCGACCCGGCCGCGCTCGCCCGCGCCAGCATGATGTGCAGCTACGCGCTCGACGGCTATCTCAGCGCGACGGCGCAGGAGCCGGCGCTGGCCGGCGTCCTCTCCGAGCGCCAGCGCGAATGCCTGAAATGGGTTTCCGAGGGCAAGACCACGGAAGAGATCGCCCTGATCCTCGGCGTCTCCTCCAACACCATCAACAGCTATGTCGCCCACGCCATCCAGAAATTCGGCGCGAGCAACCGGGCGATGGCGATCGCGACCGCGATCAGAAGCGGAGTCATATGA
- the lpdA gene encoding dihydrolipoyl dehydrogenase: protein MKEISCKLLVIGAGPGGYVCAIRAGQLGLDTVIVEMGKPGGTCLNVGCIPSKALIHAADEFFKVREMAQGHDPLGISLATPAIDMGKTIAWKDRIVGRLNTGVAGLLKKAGVKSIEGRARFRDGKTVEVETETGTQIVRAETIVIATGSVPVELPFLPFGGNVISSTGALALKAVPATLAVVGGGYIGLELGTAFAKLGAKVTVVEALPRILPLYDADLVRPVSKRLADLGVTVLTGAKAKGLSQGGDALIVETADGKAQDIPAERVLVTVGRRPATEGWGLEEIDLDRAGPFIRIDERCRTSMRGVYAIGDVTGEPMLAHRAMAQGEMVAEIVAGMKRSWDKRSIPAVCFTDPEIVSVGLSPDEARQTTAELKIGQFPFSANGRAMTLQGEAGFVRVVARADNHLVLGIQAVGSGVSELSAAFSLAVEMGARLEDVAGTIHAHPTQSEGFQEAALKALGHALHA, encoded by the coding sequence ATGAAGGAAATCTCCTGCAAGCTGCTCGTCATCGGCGCCGGTCCCGGCGGCTATGTCTGCGCCATCCGCGCCGGCCAGCTCGGGCTGGACACGGTGATCGTGGAAATGGGCAAGCCCGGCGGCACCTGCCTCAACGTCGGCTGCATCCCGTCCAAGGCGCTGATCCATGCGGCCGACGAGTTCTTCAAGGTCCGCGAGATGGCGCAGGGCCACGACCCGCTCGGCATCTCGCTCGCCACCCCCGCCATAGACATGGGCAAGACGATCGCCTGGAAGGACCGCATCGTCGGACGCCTGAATACCGGCGTCGCCGGGCTGCTCAAGAAGGCCGGAGTCAAGTCCATCGAGGGCCGCGCGCGCTTCCGCGACGGCAAGACCGTCGAGGTCGAGACCGAGACCGGCACGCAGATCGTGCGCGCCGAGACCATCGTCATCGCCACCGGCTCGGTGCCGGTGGAGCTGCCCTTCCTTCCCTTCGGCGGAAATGTCATTTCCTCGACCGGGGCACTGGCGCTGAAGGCCGTTCCCGCCACCCTCGCCGTAGTCGGCGGCGGTTATATCGGGCTCGAGCTCGGCACCGCCTTCGCCAAGCTGGGCGCGAAGGTGACGGTGGTCGAGGCCCTGCCCCGCATCCTGCCGCTCTACGACGCCGACCTCGTCCGGCCGGTTTCGAAGCGCCTCGCCGACCTCGGCGTCACGGTGCTGACCGGCGCGAAGGCCAAGGGGCTTTCGCAGGGAGGTGACGCGCTCATCGTCGAGACCGCCGACGGCAAGGCGCAGGACATCCCCGCCGAGCGCGTCCTCGTCACCGTCGGCCGCCGGCCGGCGACCGAAGGCTGGGGGCTGGAGGAGATCGACCTCGACCGCGCCGGCCCGTTCATCCGCATCGACGAGCGTTGCCGCACCTCGATGCGCGGCGTCTACGCCATCGGCGACGTCACCGGCGAGCCGATGCTGGCCCACCGCGCCATGGCGCAGGGCGAGATGGTGGCCGAGATCGTCGCCGGCATGAAACGGAGCTGGGACAAGCGCTCGATCCCCGCCGTCTGCTTCACCGACCCCGAGATCGTCTCGGTGGGCCTGTCGCCCGACGAGGCGCGCCAGACGACAGCCGAGCTGAAGATCGGCCAGTTCCCGTTCTCGGCCAACGGCCGCGCCATGACCTTGCAGGGCGAGGCCGGCTTCGTGCGCGTCGTCGCCCGGGCCGACAACCACCTCGTCCTCGGCATCCAGGCCGTTGGTTCGGGCGTGTCGGAGCTTTCGGCCGCCTTCTCGCTCGCCGTCGAGATGGGCGCGCGGCTGGAGGACGTCGCCGGCACGATCCACGCCCACCCGACGCAGAGCGAGGGCTTCCAGGAAGCGGCGCTGAAGGCGCTCGGCCACGCGCTGCACGCCTGA